CCCCTCCGGGCTCGCCGCGCCGCCGCTCGCGCCGGAGTTTGCCGGAGTTTGTTGGGTCGACTTTGGCGCCGCCCCAGGGCCGCTCGCGCCGTGCGGGGCGGACCGCCGAGAGGAGGGACAGCGCTCGCACCCGGGGCCAAGCCGGGTCTGGGCTCGAGCTGCGTGGGCGGTGTTGGCGCGCGCCCCGGCCTAGGCCTTCCTCCCGCCTCCCGCCGTCGGGGGCGGAGTCGGGCTCAACGTGGTCTCGGCTCCCGGAAGCCTCCAGTTCCTCGAGCGAGATTCCGGGAGGAGCTAAAAAACAGGGGTCACGATAGACCTCTGAAAAGCGGATTTTAGGCGTATTAAATCCCAGTTATGAGTGGTCAGGGTCTGTACCCTTGGCGAGGTTGTTCTTCCTTTCCTTGTTGGGTGAGAGACCTGGGGGTATGCCGTATTAAGCATTGTAAGGGTCTAGGGTCACTTGGGGGTAGTGGAGATGTACATCTTTGAGAGTAAAATCCTAACAGTTTTCAAGGGTTGTGTAGGCCTTTGTGATGGTGGCCTTACTTGTAGTTCTTTCGGTTTTGGGAGGGTCAGTTCTTTCTGAAATCATGCTGTTCTTGTAAGACTTACTTGTCCTCACCCTACTATTACAGAAAAATGTTTGTTGGTGGCCTGAGCTGGGATACCAGCAAAAAGGACTTAAAAGACTATTTTACCAAATTTGGAGAGGTCGTTGACTGTACGATAAAAATGGATCCCAACACTGGACGGTCAAGAGGGTTTGGGTTTATCCTCTTCAAGGATGCAACTAGTGTGGAGAAGGTAAGCTGGGGACTTTGTGTCAGCAATCTTAATACATAGGGTTTGAGTTGAGAACATTGTTCATTCTAGACTGATTAGTTTTTGTGCTCTGCATGTGGCTGAGTGCTTTGGGAAAAGCAGAGCAGTTAGAGGTTGTGTTCTTGAAGAAGCAAAAGTACAGATAAAATGGGAAGAGAAGAGTGTGGGCTGGAGTGGTCAAGGAAGATGAGGTTAATTAGATTATTTTTCTGTGTGCTTATCTTCAGTAAAGATTAGAGAAGAATCTATAGTTGCTATGAGGTAGGTATTTTTAGCACCGTCTTACAGATAAAAAATAAAGGCTCAGAATTTTATGAAGCaatcacacaactagtaagtggtGGCAGGAGGATCCATAGCCCAGCTCCAGCCtgtgctcttaatcactgctGCTTTATTTCTGGAGGAGTCATGCCTTCCACTGGGACCGCCTGAACAGGAAGAAAGTCAAGGGTGGGACTGATTCATAGGTATTAGGGTGCTTCAGATTTTGAAGAAAATTGGGTTGGGAAGTCAGGCTGGGGTAGAGTTTGGAGGAGTTGAAGCACATATTGTGTACCTGCTTGGGAGTTTTGTGGCTCAGAGAAGGGCGTTGCCTAGGGTAATGCAGCTAAGTTAGACCTAgtcacctttttttggaacaGGTGTTAGACCAGAAGGAGCATAGGCTGGATGGCCGTGTCATTGACCCCAAAAAGGCCATGGCcatgaagaaggacccagtgaaGAAAATTTTTGTTGGGGGTCTGAATCCCGAagccactgaagaaaaaatcagggAGTACTTCGGAGAGTTTGGAGAGGTGAGTGTGTTCCCAGGAGTCACCTGCTAACTGTCCTGAGGCTGCTTTGCTCTTGGTCCTTGGCAGCCTTGCCTGGCCAGtgccttttttccttgtgtcCTCTAGGCTCTGGGGCAGGGGAGGCACACACCCTGAGCTTTGCCTGTGTTTACAGATTGAGGCCATCGAACTTCCCATGGATCCAAAATCAAACAAAAGACGAGGCTTTGTTTTTATCACCTATAAAGAAGAGGAACCTGTGAAGAAGGTTCTGGAGAAAAAGTTCCACACTGTCAGTGGAAGTAAGGTAGTGTGTCCATATGTCTGTATGCTTGGCCTCCTGCTGCTAGAGAACTGGCCCTTTGCATGTGTGGGCTTTGTAGACCCAGGTGGGCTACCTGCAAGAGCTCTCAAGAGTGTTTGGCCCTTACTGTTTGTCTGCAGTGTCTGCTGCCCTGGCTGGGGCAGGTTGAATATATTGGATGAGGTACCGGCCTTCAAGTAGCTCTTACATGGTAGAGCTGGCAGTTAACTGGTTGTGAGGGATGCAGGAGAGTTGGCATGGTGTCTGTGGGAAGAGCAAGCTGGGGGTATCCTTTCCCGTATGAAAATAAGGTGGGGGTGTTCTGGATCTTGAGTCTAAAGTATGTGAATCTGGAGTTGAGGTCTTGAGATGGTATGGAATTTATGCCGCTCACTATTTTTCTCTGTGGTGAAGCCTGCTCTGCTGCAGAGCTTTGCTTCTACCTCCTTTCTTAAACCAAATCTTGGCTCCACTTCATTTGCTGTGGGTATTACTTTAgtcaccccccaccccaggcaaAGGCCCTTCCCAAAGAGCTCCCAGGGACCTGGCTAGTTGAAATCCAGAGCCAGTTTTGCCTTCAAATAAGTGGATCCTGTGCAGTGAGAGGTGGAGTTCTTCCCACTGAACTCTGGGCCATCCAGGCTTCAAGTGTTCCACCAGGCAGCCGAGGAGGCAGTTGGGAGCTGAGGGTGCGGCCTGGGTGTGGTGAGTTCTGTGTCTGAGCAGGAGTGGCAGCCAGATAAGGTGGGACAGGTAGGGTGGGGCTCCTGGAAGCTGCTGTCGTTGCTGGGAGTTTGTGAAGGTTGGATTCACTTTAGGGGCTGCTGGGTGGGGCATTCTTGGTTAATTACGCCCCCCCCTCCCCACAATGCCAtctctggctattttttttttttagcctactgTAGTGTGAAACAGTGGGAGAAAGAGCCTAGGGCAGTGCTAGTGAGACTGCTGGGGGTGGGTCTTGAAATAAATGTGTTTACTTCATTGTATTCGGCATTTCTAATTCAGTAGACTAGGATACCTTAGATTGTATCACTTGTAGAGGTGACCTGTCACTTTTTTAGGAGGAGTATGCTTGTATGAGGATACTGTGTAAAGTGGTTTTTACGGCTTTTAATGGGGGCAGGGGGTGTGTCAGGAGACTTATTTTACACACTTAACTAAGTAGCATTTTGAAGGGCCGCCACTCTACCTTACACcacccccaaaccaaaaccaaacccagtgacgtcaagtcaattctgattcatagtgaccctataggccagggtagaactgccacatagagtttccaaggagctctctataggacagtagaattgccccatagggtcgtcaaggagtagctggtggattcgaactgccaaccttttggttagcagctgagctcttaaccattgctccaccagggctccctcacccCCAGTGAGCAGGTTTTTGACCAAAAATGAAATTGTCTCTAGGATACAGAGAACCTAAGCATCcagcccctcctgacaacaggccCGTGGGTCGGAGCGTGGAGGGAGAAAGGGTCGGGTGGAGGTAGCTGTAACCTCATGCGGCCTGGACCCCGAGGGCCTGGCTTTCCCATCTGTGAAACGAAAGACAGGATCCCCTTAATTTGACGTTTGAGTGAAATGCCTCACTTTTTTCTCTGTATCCTCAAAGGTCCATCCAGCCCCAGCCGTCTTTTATCCGGGAAGCCTTTCCTGATCTCCCAGTCCCCAGTAGGTCCAAGGTGGTGCCCAGGCTCCAGCCTCCCCACCATCTGGTCTGGCGTTTTGCTGCACTAGGCTAGAATTGGCTGCTTTGCCCCCCTTTTCCTCCTTGGTGGTTATGGAGCTGCCCCAGGGCCGAGATCACCCAGGGTTGTGGTTTTGTCTTCCTCATCCCCAGAGCTTTCTTTGTGAAAGTCGAGCTAAAAAGGTCCTTGTGTCAGTCTTGGTTTGTCTAGGTGTCGTTCCAAGAGCTTTCAGCCTGGATGTGGCTTTCCACCCCCAGAATACTATGTTTCTGAGCAGATGGGCCAGCTCCACCATGTGAACATCTGTCAGTGAATGTCTTTGCACCAGCCCTGCCCCAAGCTTGTCCCACTGGCCTGATCCTCTGCCCTCTTGGCTTTTAGTGTGAAATCAAGGTGGCCCAGCCCAAGGAAGTCTACCAGCAGCAGCAGTATGGCTCGGGGGGCCGCGGGAACCGCAACCGAGGGAACCGAGGCAGTGGCGGCGGTGGTGGAAGCGGAGGTGAGTGGGACCTAGATGAAGATGGGTGCTGTGGCCCTGCCTGGCTGGCTGGAGCCTCGTGCCTGTCTTGGGCTCGCTCTCGTCTCTGGTGCTCTGTGTGCAGCAGGGGTGGTAGGCAGGAGCGGGAGGCGGGCGTGGGGCAGATTTCTGGAGCACGCGGCTTTGCACGGCAGCTGCCGCCGCAGCTTGAAATGGAAGAGGCTCACCTTCAGCCCGGGGCCCCAGGGCAGAATGCAGTTGCATCCTGTCACTGGGGTGGGAGTGGGCAGCACGGGCTCTGGGGTGTGCTTGGCTCTGTGGCTGTCCTGAGTCTTAGTACACAGTGGATGGGCAGGCAGGAGGGTAGGGGTAGGGCTGTGCCGGGCGCTTCACCTCCTTCCAGCCTAGGCccttctgactccaaagcctgaaCTCTATCAGTCAGTTTTTAGGCCAAGCTGCCAGGGAGGGTGGGGATGATGGGAGAGAGTGAAGTGAATGAAGTTAGCGTCTGGCTTTCTAGCCCTCTGGGTCTCAGGTGCAGGCTAGGTGCAGGGCCCTCTATACCAGCACAGCAGCCCCTTGGCTTCTGCCTCTGAGTTGCCATAGTTACCCCCGCCACCCAAAGGGCAGGATTTCCTCTATCCTAGCTCCTGCGTGTGCTAAACGGTCCATGGGCCCCTGTGCCCTGCTCCCCCCACAGGTCAGAGTCAGAGTTGGAATCAGGGCTACGGCAACTACTGGAACCAGGGCTACGGCTACCAGCAGGGCTACGGGCCCGGCTATGGCGGCTACGACTACTCGCCCTATGGCTATTACGGCTACGGCCCCGGCTACGACTACAGTAAGTAGGAGAGAGGGAGGCCCCATCCACTCGCCGCACAGGGGAGGCAGGACAGACAGCACAGGGGCCACTGGCAGCAGGGGCATTGGAGTCAGACTGGCCTGGTTCTGCCATGGAGCAACCTGAAGTTGAACTTTGgcttctgggcctcagttcttAATCTGCAAAGTGGGGAAGGTACTCCCCAACTTACATGGTTGTTGAGGCTCTGGAGAGGATGTGAATCAAGCGCCTGGCACAGGGTGAATAGTGCCAGTAAGGAGTGGTTGCTCACTGCTGTACTGCTGTTCTTGTCCCCAGGTCAGGGTAGTACAAATTACGGGAAGAGCCAGAGACGTGGTGGCCACCAGAATAACTACAAGCCGTACTGAGGCTGCGGCACATGCGACCGGCGGCTGACTGCACTGCTCCGTTTGGATTTCATTGAACACAATTATGTACCAAATTTAACTTGGCAAACTTTCTATGGCCTGTCCCATGTGcatcttatttaaaaatttccCCCTGGAAATCACTCTCCCGTTTACTATTTCCAGAGCTCTAGTTGTGTTAGGCAGCGTGTGGTGTATCAGAGGCCGAACAGCATCATGGGCCTATTTTATTACCAGGTTCCCCAGAACCAGATTGGAGGGTCTGTGCCCAGCTGTCGCTCTGCAGCCTGGGCCTATGGACCCTGGTGTTAAAGAGTAAACTGTATCTTAGAAAACCAGTGTCACCTTTTTTCaccttttaattttatattatttgtgTCATACATTTCCTGTAATGGAAGTGTTAATTTTACTGTACTTTTTGGTACCTTTTGGGAATCTAATGTATTGTAAGGTATTTTACACGTGTCCTGATTTTGCCACGACCTGGATATTGAAGCTATCCAagcttttgaaataaaaattaaaaaacccccACGCCTAGGTGAGTGTGGGCTATGCTGTATGAGACCTATTGCCCAGAGTGGGCAGGTGCCAAGTGCTCCACTTCCCCAGCCTGAGCCCTGGCCCCCTTCCTCAGCACCTTCCTCCAGCCGCTGGACCCCACTTTGGGTGTAGAGCTTGGGAGGACCTGGCTGCTCTTTTCAAACTGCCTCTTCCTGATCTGAATGTCTGTTCTCTGTCTAAAGCACAAACACATGGACCCACATCCTTGGGCTAAGAGTTTCCTTTAATGGAAGATCCTGTGATCCTGTGCCTGACCAGGCCCCAGGCCTCCTTcagagaaatgaaatgggtgggTGGTTTGAAGCTGCTGTGCAGTGTCCCCCAACCCTGTCCGCTATTGCATAGCCCCAGGCTATGGCTCCATAGTTTGAAGCAGTATCGGGCCCAACTGAACCAGTGGGAACAGGATTCTCTGTCTCTTCCAACAGTGAGTGTGGAcctgcagacaaaaaaaaaaaaaaaaacagggtaatGGGCTAGCTGGACCTGGGAGTGGTGGCTGGTCCTCCTAGGTTAAGACATTGGCTGGTTAGGTTGGGGCACCCCAAGTCTAGGAGTTGAGGCCTGATAATAGCTGGTTGCAAGAGGCAGCAGGGCTGGGGCTCCAAGTGGATCCAGCCTTAGGAAGAGTTCTGGTGTTTCCTCATCCCAGCAGGGGTTGGCTGAGGGTAAAATTAACCACTCCTGTCCTCTGGCTTCAGCCACCAAATGTGTTTGAGATTTTCTGGTGGGGGTGGTTGGAGAGAGCCTGGGGGCAGCCCAAGCCACCTTCCCTTGTTGAAGAAACTGTCCTGTgggaaggagaaaaaatgtaAATCCTAACAAAGATTTTTATAAAAAGGTTCCATTTGCTGAGAAGTGGAGGAGCTGCTGCGGGTGGTAAGATGTCCAGCTATGGTCCTGGAGGGCAGGCTGCTGGCCCTACTCACCTCAGGGGCAGGAGACttgaagggcagggtggggctgTAGCCTCAGTGTGGCGCAGCTGCTCAGCACTTTCTCCATGTCTAGAAAAGACCACAAAGCCACCGAAACTTGACTACCCTTTTTCCCCGACTGAAGATCCTGTTGCCTTCGGTGTCCCCTGGGATGTCAGCTCAGTGATTGGGCTGCAGGCTTATCGGGTCCTCATGTCCCACCACTTACCAGATGGTCAGGAGAGCCTAACTCAGTCCTGCTCCAGTCAACTTTCTCCCCAGGCTTCCAACTCCCCTGTTCCTCCTCAGTGCCTTCACCTCAGGTTGAGTCTAGTATGGGTCACTCAGCTCCAGAGTCCTGGGCTGATGCCCCTGTGGGCAGCGAGAAGTAACCccgtgtgtggggtggggggaggggaggatccCCTCATTGGCAGTGCTCTAATCCTCACCTGAGACTGGATTTTGCCTGTTTTGGGTCCCCTCGCTGAACTCTGGGGTGCCAGGGTGGTGCAAGTGGTcagcacacttggctgctaaccaaaagggtagtGGTttagtctatccagaggcacctgggagaaaaggtctggtgatctgaaAAATTAAGAcactgaaaaccttttggagcacggttctattctgacatatggggctgccatgagtcggaggtaacttgatggcagtgttctttttctcacttagcTCTGCACAGATAGCCTATACTCAGCACAGACAGCTCACGGTTCAGGGGGCTCAACAGGCCCAACTTCAGTCCATGTGGCCCTGCTGCTCTTGTGTCTTACACTGGTGCCTGCCCAGCACTTGGGAACTCTTCTATGCACAGAACAGGCCAGGCAAGCCCCCTCCACTTCAGCCCCTTGCACTGTCCAGGGCACCCTGGCTCAGGGGTGGGGTTTTTCTGCTCCCAGGTCTAGTTCTGTGGGACTGGAGCCCCCGCCCCTGCACCCCCCAGGCTTGCAGGCTCTGGCTCACCGGTCAATACAGCATCCAGCATCGCCACCACGCGGCGTGCGTCGTCCAAGCTGAAGCACATTGGGGGCTTAAACTTGAGGATGTTCCTCCCAGGGCCATCAGTGCTCAGCAAAATGTAGTTCTCCTTCAGCCTGTGAGGAGGACACGGCAGGGGCCCTGACAGCTACCAGCCAAGACCCAGATCCATCATCTGGTTTCAAGGCCTTTTTTAGCCTGGCCTTGGCCACCTGCACCGGCCACCCCTATGCAACTCCCGTTCATCCTTTGTGGCCCTGCCCTGGGTGCCCTTTGCCTGCTGCCCACTCGCTTTGGGAGCCCCCAGGGCAGGGTCCTCACCTCATCTATCTCTAAGACAAGCCATGAGCAGCCGCACGGACTGCATGAAGCATCACCTTTCCCGCAGTATGGTCCATTTTTCTGAGTAGCTTATGTGGCTTCTTCACATGAGTGTGGTTTACTTTTTACATAAGACACATAAACACTTAATAGATGGTATAATGAGCCCCCATCTACTCTCATCAGGCTTCACTAACCTGCCAATCTTGTGTCTCTTCCCTGCATCCCACCATTTGTACCTGAATCATTAACGTTCCATGTTTACACTCTTAACCTAGTATAAAATATTCTGGCCATCGAGAGAAGGGCTCTTGTGTGATTGTATTTACATTCTGTCCCCCCATGGCATGCTTTATTTTGTCTGTTCCTTTTGTTGTTATATTTAAGTCTTGTCAGGAGCGGGGCTTATCCTCAGCCTGCCTTCTGGATCCTTTCTCCCAGCACTGACAATGACCACGCTAGAAAGAGCATGGTttggactttggagtcagacagccctgggttcaaattccagcatGGCCACCTGATTGCAGGGCACCTGCTGGTGAAACACCTGCCCTGAGGGCCAGTGTCCTCCCAGAACTGGAGACCCAGCCGCCAGGGTAGCTGTGAGGGGAAGAAGCAGGCCTTGCTGGCTTCCTCCTTCCCATCAAAGGTGGCGGTTCAGAATCCCTGAGGCTGCCTGGGAGAATGGAGGGTGAGCAGGCAGATGTGCCTTTCTCAACTCACACTGGCACCCACAGGCCACAGACGGACAGCTGTTCAGGATGGGTCCCAAAAACTTCACAGAAGGAAAGGTTTACAACCATCCAcgtgaattaaaaacaaaatgacgGACATTTCATAATCGGAATAAGAACATGCATCAAACACACTAGAAGGGTTTTCAGTGTGGGGGATGTGTGGTGTAAGGGGCAGAGgtgggagtggtgataaagaaatCAGGATTCCTGAGGCCTTTGGGGTTCAAGTGAAACAGAaaccagagctgctggtgggataGATCCAGACACCCCCAGTGCAGACAAGGACCCGGAGTCCTGCCCACCCAACAATCCACTGCTCTGGGGCAAGGCACTGAGTCTGGTTGTGCCACCACCCAGCGATGTGACTGCAGAGCTGCCTCTGGAGCCCTCAGTCTGGCTGATGGGGTCTGTGTGCCTCTAGCTTTGGCATTCTTAGGGCACGGCAGCGTACTAGAGGCCCGGAAcggttcctgccttcacttccaAGTCCTTGCTGTCAGGAGCTGGGTGCAGACCAACTGAGCCACTCTCATGCACAGCTTGGCCAGCCCTGCCCCCACTTCCGCCTCCTGTGGCAGCCCAGATGCTGCACCCAGTCAATCCAGGAGGCGGCAAGAGGGAGGCCCCTTCCCAGTTGGCCCTAGGCTCTGCAAAGTATTTCCTGCTCCAGAAAGCACCTTTTTCAAGGAAAAAATACCTGGAGACCAAGTAGTCAGCCTCTTCCGTTGCTGGCTTCCTTGTGGCCTCGTCTTTGATCAGATCTACACCAATGAAGAGCCCGATGCCCCTGGAGCAGAAGGTAACATCTCCTAAGGCCTGGGCAGCCCCAGTCCCAGCTCTCATCCTCTGCCAGAGCCTTGGCCAAGCTCCCTGTACGGAAGCCCACTAGGGCTCACTCCTCTGCCTCCTGGGGAAGCTGAGAGCCAGGTGGCATGGAAGAGAGCCCTCGGAGGGGAGTGAACGGTTCTAGGGAGAAACTGGGATGGGGATACTGGCCTCCGTGTGGACACCAGCAAGAAGTTTGGGGGACAGAGAGAGCTCAGTTTGAATCTTGGCTCCTCCCCCGTCTGAAGTGTCATCTTGGGCAAGTGCAcctctcagggcctcagtttccccccaTAAAGCGGAAATAAAAATCCCCACCATCCCAGGCTGTTATGAGGGGAAAGGAGACACTGACCCCACTGGGCCCTGGTAGGTGTTCTTGTTAGTGGATGGTGACTTCTGCCCCCAGAGTCTCACCTGACGTCCCCAATGATGGGATGCTTGGCTTTCTGCTGCCTGAGGAGCTCCATCAGGAAGCTGCCCACATGGGCGGCGTGAGCCTGGAGCTGCTCCTTCTCCAAGACCTCCAGGACAGCCAGCCCCACAGCACAGGACACGGGGCTGCCCCCAAACTGGGCCAGGGACAAAAGGTACATCAGACCCCCAGAGAGTGGGCTGTGCCCCAGGGAGATGAGCAAAGCAGGATGGCCATGCTCACTCCCAGGGGAGCACAGGCCCCCAGCTCCTCAGGGTTCATAGTCCTCAGCATAATGGGATTCTCCTGAGGCCCTAATTGGCTTCCTGCCTTCCCAGATGCTAATGTGACTATGGCCTAGGTCAGGTACCCTGGGGGGCAGTAGGAGCCCCAAGAAATGCAGAACCAGAGTTGAGAGTGTACGTCACAGTCCCACAGAGGTGGTTTTTGCCAAGAGACACTTCAGGGCCCCATCTCATGGGCAGAGCCCACACCCACAGCATCAGACTACCCATCACCCCCTGCGAGGGGAGGTCAACAGCAGCATGCTAGAGCCACACCTGGGAAAAGCCGCCGTGTGGTGTGAGCTCATGGTTCCGTTGCTTGAGCTCAGGGCAGACCACAAGCTGGTTGGTGCCTGGGAGCCATACCTGGCCTGTGGGCCCACTTTGTACTAACATTTTAATATAACAGCCTTGACACTAAAATCTGTacttctgatttaaaaaataccCTGGCATATCCAACTACACTGGGCCCAAGGATTCAGCTGTTTTATGTAGGCACCAGGGCGCTTTGACTCATTTCCCTTTCCTGCCTGGCCCTGCAGGTGTCTGAGTTGGGACTGGCTTTTAAAGGATTCAGAGCAAGGGTGTCTCCTGCAAaccatgttttctttctttgttttttaaaatacagcTTAAAAAGCacttgaggtataatttatatatagtaaactgcacatatttaaagtgtacagttcaatgtGATTTGACAAATGTCTATACTTGTGAAACTACCACCACAATGAAGACTTTTCCATTACCCCCAAAAGGTTCCTCCCTCTACtcccagccccaggcaaccactgatctgctttctgttactatagttttgctttttttttttaagaatattaaataaatggaaccatatagtgttatgtgttgaaatcttaatgtctatacctgtaaatatgaccctgtttggaagtaagggttttcttttgttgtgttaatgaggtcataccagagtagggtagacctaaatctaatcatttctgagttataaaaagagcagaatagacactgAGCAGAAAaggcacacacagggggaagaaaCACCAAGAAATGCCAAAGAATGCCCAAAGAATGCTAAGGACCTTATGGGGCTACCAACAAGAAAGGGACTCCCCCTATAGCCatgccctgactttggacttctagtttCTTGAAGTCTGAGACAAATTCTTATCTTTAAAGCCACCctacctgtggtatttgtgttatagccaCACTAGGTAGCTAAGACATATAGTATATAAtgctttgtgtctggctttttccaCTCAACATCATGTTTTTGAAATTTATGCATGTTGTGAGCATCAGCAGtccattccttttttattttttcctgcatagtattccactgcatggacataccacaatttatttatctaatCTTCCGCTGATGGACCCTTGAGTTATTTTgaacttttggctattatgaatgaaAATTATGACCACTTATTTACAAGTCTTTGTGTAAACATATgttctcatttctcttgggtaaatacctaggaggaGCGGAACTGCTGGGTTGTATGATAAATGTATGTTTACTTTTATAAAAAAAGtgcaaaactgttttc
Above is a window of Loxodonta africana isolate mLoxAfr1 chromosome 2, mLoxAfr1.hap2, whole genome shotgun sequence DNA encoding:
- the HNRNPAB gene encoding heterogeneous nuclear ribonucleoprotein A/B isoform X2, producing the protein MSEVGEEQPMETTGATENGHEAAPEGESPAGTGSGAATGAGSGTAAPPAGTQNSAEGDQINASKNEEDAGKMFVGGLSWDTSKKDLKDYFTKFGEVVDCTIKMDPNTGRSRGFGFILFKDATSVEKVLDQKEHRLDGRVIDPKKAMAMKKDPVKKIFVGGLNPEATEEKIREYFGEFGEIEAIELPMDPKSNKRRGFVFITYKEEEPVKKVLEKKFHTVSGSKCEIKVAQPKEVYQQQQYGSGGRGNRNRGNRGSGGGGGSGGQGSTNYGKSQRRGGHQNNYKPY
- the HNRNPAB gene encoding heterogeneous nuclear ribonucleoprotein A/B isoform X1, with the protein product MSEVGEEQPMETTGATENGHEAAPEGESPAGTGSGAATGAGSGTAAPPAGTQNSAEGDQINASKNEEDAGKMFVGGLSWDTSKKDLKDYFTKFGEVVDCTIKMDPNTGRSRGFGFILFKDATSVEKVLDQKEHRLDGRVIDPKKAMAMKKDPVKKIFVGGLNPEATEEKIREYFGEFGEIEAIELPMDPKSNKRRGFVFITYKEEEPVKKVLEKKFHTVSGSKCEIKVAQPKEVYQQQQYGSGGRGNRNRGNRGSGGGGGSGGQSQSWNQGYGNYWNQGYGYQQGYGPGYGGYDYSPYGYYGYGPGYDYSQGSTNYGKSQRRGGHQNNYKPY